The following DNA comes from bacterium.
GGGTGTTCATCGCCATCACCCTCGCCCTTTCGATTGGCATTCCTTTTGCGCTTCTGCTCTCCTGGACGGTTCAGGGATTCTCCGATCAAAGCGCCATGCTCGAACTCTGGCACACGAGCGCGGGCGGATTGCTGCACTCGGCCTGGCAAAGCTTGTGGCTGGCCGCAATGGCCGCCTGCATCACCGCCGGCGTGGGGTTGCCCATCGCGTACCTGATGGCACGCTTTCGGGGCAGAATCCCCTCGCTCATCTATCTCCTGGCCCAGGTCGGCTATGCCCTGCCGGGGATGGTGGTCGCCCTCAGCATGATTTTCTTTTTTCACGCCTGGGCCGCGCCGCTCTACGGAACGACCTGGATGCTGCTGGCGGCTTTTCTGGTTCGGTTCCTGCCCGAATCCCTTCAGGCGGAGCAGGCTTCCATCGCCCAGGTCTCGCCCGCGCTGGAGGATGCCGCTCGCAGCCTGGGACGGAGGACGTGGCAGGCGTTGCGGGAGATCACCTTTCCCCTCATTCTTCCGGGTATCCTCGCCGGATGGTCGCTGGTCTTTCTCTCTTCCCTGCGCGAGCTTCCGGCCACGCTTCTCCTTCGGCCCGCCGGATTCGATCCGCTTTCGGTCCGCATCTGGACGGCGGCGGACGAGGGAATATATATTCACGCCGCGCCGGCGGCCCTGCTGCTGATCCTCGTCTCGAGCCTGCCGCTCTACCTGCTCCTCTCC
Coding sequences within:
- a CDS encoding iron ABC transporter permease; this translates as LLGPRGRLEIPVADWLGVHRIPALSLIGFPAAYFVLSIFTYPYIYLLASAALRLSDRSLEEAAQASGLGRWKTFFRVTLPLLRPAVGAGALLVGLYVLSDFGAVSLTRTDTFTAAIYLQLTGRFDRSGAAALSIVTVILALAILFFERKTRIRRNVVQMRSQWKPPVPVPLGRWKLPAWVFIAITLALSIGIPFALLLSWTVQGFSDQSAMLELWHTSAGGLLHSAWQSLWLAAMAACITAGVGLPIAYLMARFRGRIPSLIYLLAQVGYALPGMVVALSMIFFFHAWAAPLYGTTWMLLAAFLVRFLPESLQAEQASIAQVSPALEDAARSLGRRTWQALREITFPLILPGILAGWSLVFLSSLRELPATLLLRPAGFDPLSVRIWTAADEGIYIHAAPAALLLILVSSLPLYLLLSRGHFGATEG